A region of Bacteroidota bacterium DNA encodes the following proteins:
- a CDS encoding phosphatidylglycerol lysyltransferase domain-containing protein — protein MIEDKPVLKGKEIPLTVSEYVSRLRSLTAIPTSNFLLSTIQFWNDEQTVKFYAIEEALLLVHLKPPFGCPFAYVLCTEITDELINCCMAIIQPLGVFKLRVTEATNSLSNYVLQAELDENEYVYQLKDLAELAGSKYKKQRNALKKVVKENEAIQFNVYELKDYTEIEALTTFCKECIEAKSDKSDSNTVNLNKEWLAFNKCIALRKEHPLKLAVVTIAGKLSGLLIFEELNKDWIVGHFFKTINGLGVYLLNAFSTFMLSQNYSYFNFQEDRGVESLRYFKQQLNPISYLKSYQVISK, from the coding sequence ATGATAGAGGATAAACCTGTTTTAAAGGGAAAAGAAATACCGTTAACAGTTAGCGAATATGTTAGCAGGCTTCGCTCTTTAACAGCCATTCCAACATCCAATTTTCTACTATCAACCATTCAGTTTTGGAATGACGAGCAAACAGTAAAGTTTTATGCCATAGAGGAGGCATTGTTACTGGTGCATTTAAAACCACCCTTTGGCTGTCCCTTTGCTTATGTATTGTGTACTGAAATTACTGATGAATTGATAAACTGTTGTATGGCTATTATACAGCCATTAGGTGTATTTAAATTACGTGTTACCGAAGCCACAAATAGTTTAAGCAATTATGTTTTACAAGCTGAGTTAGATGAGAACGAATATGTTTACCAATTAAAAGACTTGGCTGAATTAGCAGGTAGTAAATATAAAAAACAACGCAATGCTTTAAAAAAAGTAGTGAAAGAAAATGAGGCCATTCAATTCAATGTATACGAATTAAAAGATTACACTGAAATAGAAGCGTTAACTACTTTTTGTAAAGAATGTATAGAAGCTAAATCAGATAAAAGCGATTCGAATACCGTTAACTTAAACAAAGAATGGCTTGCCTTTAACAAGTGTATAGCCTTGCGAAAAGAGCACCCATTAAAATTGGCTGTTGTAACCATAGCCGGTAAGTTAAGCGGTTTGCTTATTTTCGAGGAGCTTAACAAAGACTGGATAGTAGGGCATTTTTTTAAAACAATAAATGGTTTAGGTGTGTATTTGTTAAATGCATTCAGTACTTTTATGCTTAGTCAAAATTATTCATACTTCAATTTCCAAGAGGATAGAGGCGTGGAGTCGTTGCGTTATTTTAAGCAGCAATTAAATCCAATCAGTTATTTAAAGTCGTATCAAGTTATCAGTAAATAG
- a CDS encoding SDR family oxidoreductase → MKTILITGSSTGIGKATAIYFAEKGWNVAATMRNTENGKDLSAYPHVKVLVLDVMNQASIDKAIEETIALFGRIDVLFNNAGYALVGAFEAMSEEQIKKQFDTNVFGVMNVTRAILPYFRNKRSGTIINTTSMGGLFTFPLYSVYHATKWALEGFMESLHYELKPFNIRVKNIEPGAIRTDFYDRSLQLVSMAAYDAYVKTAHHNMLNATANASNAEVVAKEVFKAATDNNFRLRYPVGGGSSLLLFIRKLVPLNIFFALMRWQVEKGFKK, encoded by the coding sequence ATGAAAACTATTTTAATTACAGGCTCATCAACAGGAATAGGTAAAGCTACTGCTATATATTTTGCAGAAAAAGGTTGGAATGTGGCAGCCACCATGCGCAATACCGAAAACGGAAAAGACTTATCAGCATACCCCCATGTAAAAGTATTGGTGTTGGATGTAATGAACCAAGCCAGTATTGATAAAGCCATAGAAGAAACCATTGCCCTATTTGGCCGCATAGATGTGTTGTTTAACAATGCGGGTTATGCCCTGGTGGGTGCTTTTGAAGCCATGAGCGAAGAGCAAATTAAAAAACAGTTTGATACCAATGTGTTTGGGGTAATGAATGTAACACGTGCCATTTTGCCTTATTTCAGAAATAAGCGCAGTGGAACCATCATCAATACTACTTCGATGGGCGGTTTGTTTACCTTCCCCTTATACAGCGTTTACCATGCTACCAAGTGGGCTTTAGAAGGTTTTATGGAATCGTTACACTACGAGTTGAAACCATTTAATATACGCGTTAAGAACATAGAACCCGGTGCTATCAGAACCGATTTTTATGACCGTTCGCTCCAATTGGTATCTATGGCAGCATACGATGCTTATGTAAAAACAGCGCATCACAATATGTTAAATGCAACAGCCAATGCATCCAATGCAGAAGTAGTAGCCAAAGAAGTATTTAAAGCCGCTACCGATAACAACTTCAGACTGCGTTATCCCGTTGGTGGAGGCTCATCATTATTACTTTTTATAAGAAAGCTAGTACCCTTAAATATATTTTTTGCCTTAATGCGCTGGCAGGTAGAAAAGGGTTTTAAAAAATAA
- the recG gene encoding ATP-dependent DNA helicase RecG: MQGKSFLETPIEYLKGVGAAKAELLQKEFAIFTFNDLLYYFPYRHIDRSKMYQISQLDDTMQYVQLKGTINNIKTVGQGAAARLTATLNDGSGSIELIWFQGQKWIRESLVAGKPYVVFGKLTEFNRAFSMVHPSMEDPTQVNEKLYMKMMPLYNASEKAKKRGLDTRTLMKLTNTLLTDTRLHIEENLPEPIIAKHKLISRKQAMMQIHFPESFQLLHAAEQRLKFEELFFNQLRILRYKLKRHAVYNGIKITKIGEHFNGFFANQLPFELTNAQKRVLKEIRADIRSGKQMNRLIQGDVGSGKTVVALMTMLMLIDNGYQATMMAPTEILATQHYATIKSLLGDMPIRVELLTGSVTKKNRKPLLEDLKAGKIHILIGTHALIEDAVEFNRLGIAIIDEQHRFGVEQRAKLWKKNQHPPHILVMTATPIPRTLAMTLYGDLDTSMIDELPAGRKPIKTIHKYDNNRLEVYGFIRNEIQKGRQIYIVYPLIAESEKLDFKNLAEGYESICREFPLPQYAVSMVHGKMKAAEKDFEMQRFVKGQTNIMVATTVIEVGVNVPNASVMIIESAQRFGLSQLHQLRGRVGRGAEQSYCILMTDFKISQDGKLRMKTMVETNDGFKISEVDLQLRGPGDMEGTMQSGVLDLRIASIVDDKDILETARKEAQLILENDNTLEKPEHILLNQYLMLYRQTNKWGAIS, from the coding sequence ATGCAAGGCAAGTCGTTTTTAGAAACTCCCATAGAATATTTAAAAGGTGTTGGTGCGGCCAAGGCTGAACTGCTGCAAAAGGAGTTTGCTATTTTTACCTTTAACGATTTACTCTATTACTTTCCCTATCGCCACATTGATAGAAGTAAAATGTATCAGATTAGTCAGTTGGACGATACCATGCAGTATGTGCAGTTAAAAGGTACCATTAACAATATAAAAACAGTAGGGCAGGGTGCGGCAGCGAGGCTAACAGCCACCTTAAACGATGGCTCCGGAAGTATTGAACTTATTTGGTTTCAGGGGCAAAAATGGATAAGGGAAAGTTTAGTGGCCGGTAAACCCTATGTGGTTTTTGGTAAGCTAACCGAATTTAACAGGGCTTTTAGCATGGTACACCCCAGTATGGAAGACCCCACACAGGTAAATGAAAAGCTGTACATGAAAATGATGCCGCTTTACAATGCCAGCGAAAAAGCCAAAAAAAGAGGATTGGATACCCGAACCCTCATGAAGTTAACCAATACTTTGTTAACCGATACGCGTTTGCATATTGAAGAAAACTTACCTGAACCTATTATAGCCAAACATAAGCTGATAAGCCGCAAGCAAGCCATGATGCAGATTCATTTTCCCGAATCGTTTCAGCTATTGCATGCAGCCGAGCAACGTTTAAAGTTTGAAGAATTATTTTTTAACCAGCTGCGTATATTACGCTATAAGCTAAAACGGCATGCCGTTTATAACGGCATAAAAATTACCAAAATAGGCGAGCATTTTAATGGTTTCTTTGCTAACCAATTGCCCTTTGAATTAACCAATGCGCAGAAACGTGTGTTAAAAGAAATACGTGCCGACATTCGCAGTGGCAAACAAATGAACCGCTTAATACAGGGCGATGTGGGCAGTGGTAAAACAGTAGTAGCCTTAATGACCATGCTGATGCTGATAGACAACGGTTACCAGGCTACTATGATGGCACCTACCGAAATATTGGCTACACAACATTATGCTACCATAAAAAGTTTATTGGGCGATATGCCCATACGGGTAGAATTGCTTACCGGTTCGGTAACCAAGAAAAACAGGAAACCATTATTGGAGGATTTAAAAGCTGGAAAAATACATATACTCATTGGTACCCATGCATTGATAGAAGATGCGGTGGAGTTTAACCGATTAGGCATTGCCATTATTGATGAACAACACCGTTTTGGGGTGGAGCAACGGGCTAAGCTCTGGAAAAAAAACCAGCACCCGCCACATATATTGGTAATGACGGCTACACCCATTCCGCGTACTTTGGCTATGACCTTGTATGGCGATTTGGATACCAGTATGATAGATGAATTGCCCGCAGGGCGTAAGCCTATTAAAACCATTCATAAGTACGATAATAACCGATTAGAAGTATATGGCTTCATCAGAAACGAAATACAAAAGGGCCGACAGATATATATTGTATACCCCTTAATAGCAGAAAGCGAAAAGCTTGATTTTAAAAACCTGGCCGAAGGTTACGAAAGTATTTGCAGGGAGTTTCCTTTACCGCAGTATGCTGTAAGTATGGTACATGGTAAAATGAAAGCAGCGGAAAAGGATTTTGAAATGCAGCGTTTTGTAAAGGGACAAACCAATATAATGGTGGCCACTACGGTTATAGAAGTAGGCGTAAATGTACCCAATGCCAGTGTAATGATTATAGAAAGTGCGCAACGTTTCGGGCTTTCGCAGTTGCACCAGTTACGGGGCAGGGTAGGGCGTGGTGCCGAGCAAAGTTATTGTATATTAATGACCGATTTTAAAATAAGCCAGGATGGAAAACTCCGCATGAAAACCATGGTAGAAACCAACGATGGCTTTAAAATAAGTGAAGTAGATTTACAGTTGCGCGGTCCGGGCGATATGGAGGGTACTATGCAAAGTGGCGTATTGGATTTACGCATAGCCAGTATAGTTGATGATAAAGATATATTGGAAACAGCCCGAAAGGAAGCACAGTTAATTTTAGAAAACGATAATACCCTTGAAAAACCCGAACATATATTATTAAACCAATACTTAATGTTATACAGACAAACCAATAAGTGGGGAGCGATTAGTTGA
- a CDS encoding S8/S53 family peptidase: protein MKPKALIVVITLLPLWLLAQPDAVLLLYKKYQNNLAQYRNLFLFKQNPITLNQDKIQFSGFADNGFPSYKTTCTNIGLANTLSVNKVWPAGGLGLNLTGLGVNKLGMWDGGAIRATHKEFIGRVTQMDTNTILLGHSNNIAGILVAGGVDANAKGMAYQSNLKAWVYDNDIAEMAAAANGLLLSNHAYGDLAAWFVSGPNTYWLGDTTISTTKDWQFGFYDNTTKQWDSIAYTNPYYLIVKAVGNDRGNKLAPNTPHYIWNGSAWTLSYTTRDTVGPYDCVVTYGTAKNILSVGAVPIQSNGFITAPINTYSYSSWGPTDDGRIKPDVVTGTGTTVTPNSTHDSAYTSLGGTSGASAAASGSLYLLQQHYYNTNNKWMKAATLKGLAIHTADNCKATLGPNYESGWGLLNIAKAAQLISDSSKNMIREYSLNNTDSFELPIYINNTDTTKITISWTDPTALVRPPALNDSILRLVNDLDLRLINNTTNQIYTPFILNPYNPSAAATTGDNYRDNVEQIYATNLPTGFYTIKVKHKNTLLNAAPQAFAMIGSGFIATPQIASSNIVLANFSSSTANFRINSFTKGNGTKRLIIANSSGPVNALPVNGTKYIAKDTFGLGTQVGTNNYVVYNGTANSMLPVYNNIAGTPTYHIAIFDYNGDSTFSLYNTKSFAASSITLPVKWLSFNAENIDSKILLQWSTLTEINNNGFDIERSFDNSLFTKINFVKGVGNSLRVQNYQYTDALNDLGNANSFGNKIYYRLKQLDYDGAYHYSKTVSVDAPSLTNILFYPNPFSETCYIKINSNKTIGDCTLKVYDLSGQLKLNKTFTVGNNNIEIDLSELKTLQSGLYIVQTIIGDLVITKKIMKQ from the coding sequence ATGAAACCAAAAGCGCTTATAGTAGTTATTACCTTACTACCACTTTGGCTGTTAGCGCAGCCTGATGCAGTGCTTTTACTCTACAAAAAATACCAAAACAATTTAGCGCAATACCGCAATTTATTTTTGTTCAAACAAAATCCAATTACACTTAATCAGGACAAAATTCAGTTCAGTGGTTTTGCTGACAATGGATTTCCGAGTTATAAAACTACCTGTACCAATATAGGTTTAGCCAATACCCTTAGTGTAAATAAAGTTTGGCCTGCTGGAGGTTTAGGATTAAATTTAACAGGTTTAGGTGTAAACAAATTAGGCATGTGGGATGGTGGAGCCATCAGGGCAACTCATAAAGAATTTATAGGACGCGTAACTCAAATGGATACCAATACTATATTGTTAGGTCACTCCAACAATATAGCAGGCATACTGGTAGCCGGTGGCGTTGATGCCAATGCAAAAGGAATGGCTTACCAAAGTAATTTAAAGGCTTGGGTTTACGATAACGATATAGCTGAAATGGCTGCGGCAGCAAATGGTTTACTGCTATCAAACCATGCGTATGGTGACTTGGCGGCTTGGTTTGTGAGTGGCCCCAATACTTATTGGTTAGGCGACACCACCATTAGCACTACCAAAGACTGGCAGTTTGGCTTTTATGATAATACCACCAAACAATGGGACAGCATTGCTTATACCAACCCGTATTATTTAATAGTAAAAGCGGTTGGCAATGACCGTGGAAATAAGTTAGCACCCAACACACCACATTATATCTGGAATGGCTCTGCATGGACATTAAGCTATACTACCCGCGATACCGTTGGCCCTTATGATTGCGTAGTAACATACGGCACGGCTAAAAATATACTTTCGGTAGGTGCAGTACCCATACAAAGCAACGGGTTTATTACTGCTCCTATTAATACTTATAGTTATAGCAGTTGGGGACCAACTGATGATGGCCGTATAAAACCGGATGTAGTAACCGGAACTGGTACAACAGTAACACCAAACAGTACACACGACTCTGCTTATACAAGTCTGGGTGGTACTTCAGGTGCATCAGCTGCGGCAAGTGGTTCGTTGTATCTTTTACAACAACATTATTATAACACCAATAACAAATGGATGAAAGCGGCTACGCTAAAAGGTTTGGCTATTCATACTGCTGATAATTGCAAAGCCACGTTAGGCCCCAATTACGAAAGCGGATGGGGTTTGTTAAACATAGCCAAAGCAGCACAACTGATTAGCGATTCATCAAAAAACATGATACGTGAATACAGTTTAAACAATACTGATTCATTTGAATTACCTATCTACATAAACAATACAGACACAACTAAAATAACCATTAGTTGGACGGACCCAACTGCGTTAGTCCGCCCGCCTGCATTAAACGATAGTATATTGCGTTTGGTAAACGATTTAGACCTTAGGCTGATTAATAATACTACCAATCAAATATACACGCCATTTATACTAAATCCGTACAACCCAAGCGCAGCAGCCACTACGGGCGATAATTACAGGGACAATGTGGAACAAATTTATGCTACTAATTTACCTACCGGGTTTTATACCATTAAAGTAAAACATAAAAACACTTTACTTAATGCAGCGCCACAGGCATTTGCTATGATTGGCAGTGGTTTTATTGCTACACCACAAATTGCTTCGAGTAATATTGTGTTAGCAAACTTTTCATCAAGCACGGCTAACTTTAGAATAAACAGCTTTACCAAAGGCAATGGTACTAAACGATTAATTATAGCTAATAGCTCAGGGCCTGTAAATGCATTACCGGTAAATGGAACCAAATACATAGCCAAAGATACTTTTGGATTGGGTACGCAAGTAGGCACCAATAATTATGTGGTATATAATGGCACTGCTAACAGTATGCTACCTGTTTATAACAATATAGCGGGCACTCCTACTTACCATATTGCTATTTTCGATTACAATGGCGACTCTACCTTTAGCTTATACAATACCAAAAGCTTTGCTGCTTCCTCTATTACATTGCCTGTAAAATGGCTTAGCTTCAATGCAGAAAATATTGACAGTAAAATACTATTACAGTGGAGTACGCTTACTGAAATAAACAATAATGGTTTTGACATAGAGCGCTCTTTCGATAACAGCTTATTTACTAAAATAAACTTTGTAAAAGGAGTAGGCAATTCATTGCGTGTTCAAAATTACCAATACACTGATGCGTTAAACGACCTTGGTAATGCCAACAGCTTTGGCAACAAAATATATTACAGGTTAAAACAATTGGATTACGATGGTGCTTACCACTACTCTAAAACAGTAAGTGTTGATGCGCCTTCATTAACCAATATACTATTTTACCCCAATCCGTTTAGTGAAACTTGTTATATAAAAATAAATTCAAACAAAACGATAGGTGATTGTACCCTTAAAGTGTATGATTTATCAGGGCAACTAAAATTAAATAAAACCTTTACAGTAGGTAACAATAATATAGAAATTGATCTGAGCGAATTAAAGACATTGCAAAGCGGTTTGTATATAGTACAAACCATCATTGGCGATTTAGTAATTACTAAAAAAATAATGAAACAATAG
- a CDS encoding DinB family protein has protein sequence MNFHQFPDIDFTALRKELHAETPATFGSMNAQQMIEHLSLIYDYILSDLTITILTPEEKIEKVKKLFLWSVGGFKQGVVNDFTRTLSFETKHPNIEVAIGEFEKRHYLVADVLAQQKVEGKTHPVFGLLNNEEWLQFFTKHTWHHFNQFGLVSL, from the coding sequence ATGAATTTTCACCAATTTCCCGATATAGATTTTACTGCATTGCGCAAAGAGTTACATGCAGAAACACCTGCCACCTTTGGCAGCATGAATGCCCAACAGATGATAGAGCATTTGAGTTTAATTTACGATTATATACTTTCTGACCTTACCATTACTATATTAACACCCGAAGAGAAGATAGAAAAAGTGAAGAAACTGTTTTTATGGTCAGTAGGTGGGTTTAAGCAAGGCGTAGTAAACGACTTTACCCGTACCTTATCGTTTGAAACAAAACACCCCAATATAGAGGTAGCCATTGGCGAATTTGAAAAACGCCATTATCTGGTTGCGGATGTATTAGCCCAACAAAAGGTAGAGGGTAAAACCCACCCTGTATTTGGCTTATTAAATAACGAAGAGTGGCTGCAGTTTTTTACCAAACATACCTGGCACCACTTTAATCAGTTCGGTTTAGTGAGCCTTTAG
- a CDS encoding DUF4145 domain-containing protein: MTPYTPIQFELSSFNCPICGAYSEHIWSYADKYDKKRANSGGQKEWQGNIAELVFSQCKHCQKHTIWLDNRHTDERRMLFPTAGSAPLANADMPDDIKKDFEEARGIVELSPRGATALLRLAVQKLCKHLGEKGENINEDIGNLVKKGLPEKMQKALDSVRVIGNNAVHPGQIDLTDDREAAYKLFGFVNIITDILITQPKQIDDFYSFKIPEGAKAAIDKRDNRS, encoded by the coding sequence ATGACACCATACACTCCGATACAATTTGAGTTAAGTTCATTTAATTGCCCTATTTGTGGTGCTTACTCTGAACATATTTGGAGCTATGCTGACAAGTATGACAAAAAGAGAGCAAACTCTGGAGGACAAAAAGAATGGCAAGGCAATATTGCAGAGCTTGTTTTTTCCCAGTGTAAACATTGCCAAAAACATACAATTTGGCTTGACAACAGACACACTGATGAAAGAAGGATGTTATTCCCTACTGCTGGCTCTGCTCCCCTTGCCAACGCAGATATGCCAGATGATATTAAGAAAGATTTTGAAGAAGCACGAGGTATAGTGGAGCTTTCTCCAAGAGGAGCAACAGCCTTACTTCGTTTGGCGGTTCAGAAGCTTTGTAAACACCTTGGTGAAAAAGGAGAAAATATTAACGAGGACATTGGTAACCTTGTTAAGAAGGGGCTTCCTGAAAAAATGCAGAAAGCATTAGATAGCGTTAGAGTAATTGGCAATAATGCTGTTCATCCAGGACAAATTGATTTAACTGATGACAGAGAAGCCGCATATAAACTATTCGGCTTTGTAAATATCATTACTGACATATTAATTACGCAACCCAAACAGATAGACGACTTTTATTCGTTCAAAATTCCAGAAGGAGCAAAAGCAGCAATCGACAAAAGAGACAATCGTTCATAA
- a CDS encoding DUF2807 domain-containing protein: MKKLILVSTLFLVGLMLSAQNKIALADFTKITVPANFEVKLAQSTSNQIEFSQDQIKRYNATYLEKGFKVENGTLTFNLGEFNSALPVEVTIYSNNLQEIRLEGNGQIGMATDSVFKVPSLKVYADGATKADLYLEVDKLVAEINGASKLVIDGKATEAKLEATGASKIEALGMAFENLDAEASGASKIRATVKNNLKVSVSGLSKMEYAGNPKNIEKEVSGGAKLEQTNEDENSGSISAGVDINKGRKHRNKKRSTNMETAFGGIEIGVGGLVTPDMNTTLAASNKNLETNFGSSWRFAINFGDWDIPIVKGRLAFTTGLGLSFDHYGFKNKDSVISDNSKQLAFDAPAATLSTNRLSQFNLTLPLLLKYNSNYNKHDNRFYVAAGVIVNYSVTNSIYTEYSKNGIDYENRASGDFFVNRLRADATVRIGYSFASVFVNYGLVPLFETANVADTRTIQTGIAFNF, translated from the coding sequence ATGAAAAAATTAATACTAGTAAGCACTTTATTCCTGGTTGGATTAATGCTTAGCGCACAAAACAAAATAGCTTTAGCTGACTTTACAAAAATTACTGTACCAGCCAATTTTGAAGTAAAATTAGCCCAATCAACAAGCAATCAAATTGAGTTTTCGCAAGATCAAATAAAAAGATACAATGCCACCTACTTGGAGAAAGGTTTTAAAGTAGAGAACGGAACTTTAACTTTTAACTTAGGTGAGTTTAACTCCGCTTTACCCGTAGAAGTAACTATTTATAGCAACAACCTACAGGAAATAAGACTAGAAGGAAACGGACAAATAGGCATGGCTACCGATAGTGTATTTAAAGTACCCAGCTTAAAAGTATATGCAGACGGAGCCACCAAAGCCGACCTTTATTTAGAAGTAGATAAATTAGTAGCTGAAATAAACGGAGCCAGTAAATTAGTAATTGACGGAAAAGCAACTGAAGCTAAATTAGAAGCTACAGGTGCATCGAAAATAGAAGCATTGGGTATGGCTTTTGAAAACCTGGATGCAGAAGCCAGTGGTGCTTCAAAAATAAGAGCTACTGTAAAAAATAATTTAAAAGTATCAGTAAGCGGCTTATCGAAAATGGAGTATGCCGGTAACCCTAAAAATATAGAAAAAGAAGTAAGCGGTGGTGCCAAGTTAGAGCAAACAAATGAAGATGAGAATAGTGGAAGTATAAGTGCCGGTGTTGATATTAATAAAGGAAGAAAACACCGCAATAAAAAACGCAGCACCAATATGGAAACTGCCTTTGGAGGAATAGAAATAGGTGTGGGTGGTTTAGTTACCCCTGATATGAATACTACTTTAGCTGCCTCAAACAAAAACTTGGAAACAAATTTTGGTAGCTCATGGCGTTTTGCTATCAACTTTGGCGACTGGGATATTCCAATTGTAAAAGGTCGTTTAGCATTTACTACCGGTTTAGGTCTTAGCTTTGACCACTACGGTTTTAAAAATAAAGATTCTGTAATAAGCGATAACAGCAAACAACTTGCTTTTGATGCGCCCGCAGCTACTTTATCAACCAACCGCTTAAGCCAGTTTAACTTAACTTTACCATTATTGCTTAAATACAATAGCAATTACAATAAACACGATAACCGTTTTTATGTAGCAGCAGGTGTTATAGTAAACTACTCAGTAACCAACAGCATTTACACTGAATACAGCAAAAACGGAATTGATTATGAAAACCGTGCAAGTGGCGACTTTTTTGTAAACCGTTTACGTGCCGATGCAACAGTAAGAATAGGTTACAGCTTTGCCAGTGTATTTGTTAACTATGGTTTGGTTCCTTTGTTTGAAACCGCAAACGTGGCCGATACAAGAACCATTCAAACAGGTATAGCTTTTAATTTTTAA
- a CDS encoding T9SS type A sorting domain-containing protein, whose protein sequence is MKHLIILFISAILFLFSCGPSAEEKVKMMMGCMADEIAMEKSIRENLKSTFDAPFPKRNRNLSKILGDTLQIEGRCFPLTFKISSTRKYNCIINIETGDTLFKGTVCKFRTLYYFSEQINDSSYRIFALKVTDSLIYGLQNYFQYAQIDSAIEQGKYTKLVKFTDKQKNIIRLHPDKRELRKLYTSILANTKPFEIIRASANFKASDVEDVSAPIEADDFEILAKVYPNPATDIVNVELHQKDILTPYYLSDLTGKVLMEGELHEILNPIDISHLAKGIYILTVVTPEKQTETIRIIKTK, encoded by the coding sequence ATGAAACATTTAATTATACTTTTTATAAGCGCTATACTTTTTCTTTTTTCATGTGGGCCTTCTGCCGAAGAAAAAGTTAAGATGATGATGGGATGCATGGCAGACGAAATAGCGATGGAGAAGTCCATAAGGGAAAATTTAAAAAGCACTTTTGATGCTCCGTTTCCTAAGAGAAACCGAAACCTTTCAAAAATTTTAGGTGATACTTTACAAATTGAAGGGCGTTGTTTCCCTTTAACTTTCAAAATTTCATCTACCCGGAAATATAATTGTATTATTAATATTGAGACGGGCGATACTCTTTTTAAAGGGACTGTTTGTAAATTCAGAACGCTTTATTATTTCAGTGAGCAGATAAATGATAGTTCCTATAGAATATTTGCTTTAAAAGTTACGGATAGTTTAATATATGGGCTTCAAAACTATTTTCAATATGCTCAAATTGATAGTGCGATTGAACAAGGAAAATATACGAAACTTGTTAAGTTTACTGACAAGCAGAAAAACATTATACGACTGCATCCTGATAAGAGGGAGCTTAGAAAATTATATACCTCTATATTAGCCAATACAAAGCCCTTTGAAATAATACGGGCAAGCGCCAATTTTAAAGCCAGTGACGTAGAAGATGTATCTGCTCCAATAGAAGCGGATGACTTTGAAATATTGGCTAAAGTATATCCAAATCCGGCAACGGATATAGTAAATGTGGAGTTACATCAAAAAGATATTTTGACACCATACTATTTATCGGACTTGACCGGAAAAGTATTGATGGAAGGAGAACTACATGAAATATTAAACCCAATTGATATTAGCCATTTGGCAAAGGGCATTTATATACTAACTGTTGTTACTCCTGAAAAACAAACGGAAACAATAAGAATAATTAAGACTAAATAA